The Thermodesulfovibrio sp. 3462-1 genome contains the following window.
CTAAATAAACAATCAATGATTCAGGAGGTATTATGCAGATTCAGTACTCTGAAAGGATCAGAACTTTGCCCCCTTATCTTTTTGCAGCAATTGATCAGATGAAAAGAGAAGCTCTTTCAAAGGGAGCAGATTTAATTGATTTAAGCATTGGAGACCCTGATATTCCAACTCCTTCCCATATTGTAGAGGCAATGAAAAAAGCCGTAGAAAAACCAGAGCATCATAGATATCCAAGTTATGAAGGAATGTTTTCCTTCAGAAAAGCTGTTTCAGACTGGTATAAAACCAGGTTTAATGTTGAACTTGACCCAGAAAAGGAAGTTTTAAGTCTTATTGGTTCAAAAGAAGGCATTGGGCACATTCCTCTTGCCTTTGTTGATCCAGGAGATGTTGTTTTAGTGCCCAATCCAGGATATCCAGTTTATCCAGTTGGGACAAAGTTTGCAGGAGGTATTCCATATTTTATGCCTCTTAAAGAAGAGAAAGGATTTTTGCCAGACCTTGACATTATTCCTGAAGATGTATGCAAAAAAGCAAAGCTTATGTTTATCAACTACCCTAACAATCCAACGGCTGCTGTAGCTGATGAAAATTTTTATAAAAAAGTCGTTGAGTTTGCAAAAAAATATAATATTATTGTATGTCATGATGCAGCTTATTCTGAAGTTTATTATGAAGAAAAGCCTCTCAGCTTTATGCAGACAGAGGGAGCCAGGGAGGTTGGCATAGAGTTTCATTCTCTCTCAAAAACTTATAACATGACAGGATGGAGAATAGGATTTGCTGTTGGAAATAAAGATATTCTTTCCGGGCTTGGTAAAGTTAAAACAAATCTTGACTCTGGTGTTTTTCAGGCAATTCAGGAGGCAAGTATAGTTGCTCTTCAGACAGATGATAGCTTTTTAAAAGGAATTAGAGATATTTTCAAAGAAAGGAGAGATATTCTATATGAAGGACTTAAAGCCGTAGGATTTGATGTTAAAAAGCCTATGGCAACCTTTTATCTGTGGGTGAAAGTTCCACGTGGAACAAATTCAATTGACTTTGTTGCAAAGCTTTTAAAGGAAGCTGAGGTTTTATGTACACCAGGAGTGGGATTTGGTGAATATGGAGAAGGATACATAAGATTTGCCCTTACACAGTCTAAGGAAAGAATAAAAGAAGCGGTAGAAAGAATAAGGAGGCTTAAGCTGTGATGAAAACATTGACAGTAAAAACTTCTTCAAGAGAAGAATTCGTTGATATTACAGATGAAGTTGAAAAGACTGTTAGAGACAGTGGAATTAAAAACGGAGTGTGTTACCTATATGTTCCTCACACAACAGCAGGCATAACCATTAACGAAGGGGCTGATCCTTCAGTAAAAAAGGACATCATCAATGCATTAAAAAAGATTGCACCCTATGGTGCAGGATATCTTCACATGGAAGGCAATGCAGACAGCCATATTAAAACAACAATCGTAGGTTCATCAGTGACTGTTTTTATTGAAGATGGTAATCTCCTTTTAGGACAGTGGCAGAGCATATTTTTCTGTGAGTTTGATGGACCAAGAACAAGAAAAGTTTATTTAAAAATAATTAAAGAGAATTAAAGAGGAGGAATAATGTTAAACATTAATGCTATAGCTCCAGAGGAGCTTACAGAAGAATCAAAGTTTAAGTTTCGCTGTTATCCAGGCATTTCCTGTTACAAAAGCTGTTGTAAAAATATTGATATAATGCTAACTCCCTTTGACATAATGAGATTAAAAAATAGATTTGGTATTTCTTCAGGTGAGTTTTTAATGAAGTATACCTATGTTTTTATTGAACCAAAGAGCGGTTATCCATTTGTTTTTTTGAATAAAAATGATGATGAAGAAAAAACCTGCCCTTTTCTATGTGAGGCAGGATGTTCGGTTTATGAAGACAGGCCTGCTACATGCAGATATTATCCTATAGGACAGGTGTCTCTTAAAAAATTTGACTTTACAGATGGAATTACAGAGGAACATTATTTTTTTGTTAAAGAGCCTCATTGCAAAGGCTTTAATGAAGACAGAGAATGGACAGTGGCTGAATGGAGAAAGGATCAAGGAGTTGACCTTTATGATGATATGAACAGAGGATGGAAGGAGCTTTTCTTTAAGAGAAATTTAAAACCTGAGCGACTTGATGAAAGAAAAGCTAAGGCTTTTTATATGGCTTGCTATGATATTGATGCTTTCAGAAGATTTGTTTTTGAAAGTAGATTTCTTCAGGTTTTTGATGTTTCTGAGGAAAGAGTGGAAAAGATGAAGAAAGACGAAACAGAGTTAATGAATTTTGGATTTGACTATGTAAAATTTCTTTTGATGATTAAGGAGACGATGAAGTTAAAGCATAGTTGAAGCTGTGCTACAAAGATAGAGGGCTTTTAGCTGTCCACATGCTGCGAGAATGTCCTGTCCTTTGCTTTTTCTGATAAACACAGAATAGCCATGGGATATCAATATTTGCTGAAATTTAAGTACCTCCCATTCATCTGGTTTTTTAAATTCACATCCTTCCCATGGATTAAAAGGTATAAGGTTTATTTTTGATTGTATTCCTTTAAGCATTTGCGCAAGCCTTAAAGCATCTGTTTCAGAGGAATTGACTCCTTTAAGCATGACATATTCAAAGGTAATTCTTTCTCTGGGTTTTAGTGGATATTCTTTAAGTGTTTTTAAAAGCTCACGGAGTGGATATTTTTTATTCACTGGCATAATAGAGGTTCTTGTTTTTTCATCAGACGCATTAAGGGATATTGCAAGCTTTACTGAAGGAGCCTTCTTGGGTAACTCTTTAATCGCTGGAATGATACCAGCAGTTGAAATAGTGATTCTTCGTGGTGAAAATTCAATTAAATTTTTAAATCTCCACAATGCTTCAACAACATTTTCAAAATTCAGCAGAGGCTCACCCATTCCCATAAAAACAATATTAGTGATTTTTTTATTTTCATTTTTTATTAACCTGCTAACCTGAATAAACTGATCAACTATTTCCCATGCATGTAGATTTCTTTTAAATCCGATCCTGCCTGTAAGACAAAACCTGCATTTAAGAGGACAGCCAATCTGGCTTGATATGCAAAGCGTGAGTCTGTTTCTGTCAGGAATTAACACGCTCTCTATTTTTTCTTTATCTTCCAGTTCCCACAAAAATTTTTCAGTGCTATCCTTACTTATTTTTCTTTCAATCAGTTTAATGTTGCCAATATAGTATTCTTTAGATAAACTTTCTTTAAGCGATTTAGGTAATTCTGTGATTTCATAAATTGAAGTGGCAAATTTTTTATAAATCCAGTGAATAAGTTGCCTTGCTCTGTATAAAGGAAGATGCTCGTTTTTTATAATTTCTTCTATTTGTGGATTATTGTAATTCTTGAGATTTTTCAGTATCATTCGTGATGAAGAGGCGGTATAGGAACTTCAAGCTTTGTGAGATAGTTTTTAAGATAACTGGAGACTGCCTCAGGATTGTCAATAATTTCAAAGTATTTAAAGTCATCAAGGCTTATTGCACCAATGCTCTTAGGTGAATTTTTAAACCATTCAAGAAGCCCTTTCCAGTATTCAGCGCCATAAAGAATTATAGGAAATGAAAGAATTTTACCTGTTTGAACAAGGGTTAGTGCTTCAAAAAGTTCGTCCAAAGTTCCAAATCCGCCAGGGAAGATAATAAATCCAATAGAGTATTTTATAAACATGAGCTTTCTAACAAAGAAGTAACGGAAGTTTAAAGAAATATCAAGATATTTATTAGGATACTGTTCATGAGGCAACTCAATATTCAAGCCTATTGATTTTCCTTTGCCAAGTTTTGCACCTTTATTGGCGGCTTCCATGATGCCAGGACCGCCTCCAGTAATTATTGAAAATCCTGCTTGACTGAGTAGTTTTGCCGTCTTGAAGGCTTCTTGATAATAAAAACTTTCTTCTGTTAATCTGGAACTTCCAAATATTGAAACTGCAGGTCCTATTCCATGAAGTGTTTCAAAGCCTTCAACAAGTTCTGACTGAATTCTAAATACTCGCCAT
Protein-coding sequences here:
- a CDS encoding LL-diaminopimelate aminotransferase gives rise to the protein MQIQYSERIRTLPPYLFAAIDQMKREALSKGADLIDLSIGDPDIPTPSHIVEAMKKAVEKPEHHRYPSYEGMFSFRKAVSDWYKTRFNVELDPEKEVLSLIGSKEGIGHIPLAFVDPGDVVLVPNPGYPVYPVGTKFAGGIPYFMPLKEEKGFLPDLDIIPEDVCKKAKLMFINYPNNPTAAVADENFYKKVVEFAKKYNIIVCHDAAYSEVYYEEKPLSFMQTEGAREVGIEFHSLSKTYNMTGWRIGFAVGNKDILSGLGKVKTNLDSGVFQAIQEASIVALQTDDSFLKGIRDIFKERRDILYEGLKAVGFDVKKPMATFYLWVKVPRGTNSIDFVAKLLKEAEVLCTPGVGFGEYGEGYIRFALTQSKERIKEAVERIRRLKL
- a CDS encoding YkgJ family cysteine cluster protein, whose translation is MLNINAIAPEELTEESKFKFRCYPGISCYKSCCKNIDIMLTPFDIMRLKNRFGISSGEFLMKYTYVFIEPKSGYPFVFLNKNDDEEKTCPFLCEAGCSVYEDRPATCRYYPIGQVSLKKFDFTDGITEEHYFFVKEPHCKGFNEDREWTVAEWRKDQGVDLYDDMNRGWKELFFKRNLKPERLDERKAKAFYMACYDIDAFRRFVFESRFLQVFDVSEERVEKMKKDETELMNFGFDYVKFLLMIKETMKLKHS
- a CDS encoding secondary thiamine-phosphate synthase enzyme YjbQ; this encodes MMKTLTVKTSSREEFVDITDEVEKTVRDSGIKNGVCYLYVPHTTAGITINEGADPSVKKDIINALKKIAPYGAGYLHMEGNADSHIKTTIVGSSVTVFIEDGNLLLGQWQSIFFCEFDGPRTRKVYLKIIKEN
- the rlmN gene encoding 23S rRNA (adenine(2503)-C(2))-methyltransferase RlmN, with the protein product MILKNLKNYNNPQIEEIIKNEHLPLYRARQLIHWIYKKFATSIYEITELPKSLKESLSKEYYIGNIKLIERKISKDSTEKFLWELEDKEKIESVLIPDRNRLTLCISSQIGCPLKCRFCLTGRIGFKRNLHAWEIVDQFIQVSRLIKNENKKITNIVFMGMGEPLLNFENVVEALWRFKNLIEFSPRRITISTAGIIPAIKELPKKAPSVKLAISLNASDEKTRTSIMPVNKKYPLRELLKTLKEYPLKPRERITFEYVMLKGVNSSETDALRLAQMLKGIQSKINLIPFNPWEGCEFKKPDEWEVLKFQQILISHGYSVFIRKSKGQDILAACGQLKALYLCSTASTML
- a CDS encoding TIGR00730 family Rossman fold protein translates to MIEDFKSTDTWRVFRIQSELVEGFETLHGIGPAVSIFGSSRLTEESFYYQEAFKTAKLLSQAGFSIITGGGPGIMEAANKGAKLGKGKSIGLNIELPHEQYPNKYLDISLNFRYFFVRKLMFIKYSIGFIIFPGGFGTLDELFEALTLVQTGKILSFPIILYGAEYWKGLLEWFKNSPKSIGAISLDDFKYFEIIDNPEAVSSYLKNYLTKLEVPIPPLHHE